The Mycolicibacterium boenickei genome has a segment encoding these proteins:
- a CDS encoding DUF6308 family protein codes for MTEIDSSATLRARILDNLSPPADRLAAEFFSPAGPFAASSFDTLPDNPSDRFTATDLLAVTLLDVVLPPNAVRKLLDTDGDRFSALLDAVPADVDLWEASDEHLAAALRLYDALDELPKVGETRASKLMARKRPRLIPVIDSVIRRALALGDQPWAELRHCLADPDLRRSIEAIRPHLAPDEISTLRLLDAAVWMRHSQSRNAKKERAKAAAV; via the coding sequence ATGACGGAAATTGATTCGTCCGCGACCTTACGGGCACGCATCCTCGACAATCTTTCTCCTCCAGCAGACCGCCTCGCAGCCGAGTTCTTCAGCCCTGCTGGACCATTCGCTGCGAGCTCCTTCGACACACTGCCGGATAACCCCTCGGATCGATTCACGGCCACGGACCTACTCGCTGTTACGTTGCTCGATGTGGTGTTGCCGCCGAATGCTGTGCGGAAACTGCTCGACACTGATGGAGACCGATTCAGCGCCCTTCTCGATGCTGTGCCCGCCGATGTAGACCTTTGGGAGGCGAGCGACGAGCATCTCGCAGCTGCTCTCCGGCTATACGACGCGCTCGATGAGTTGCCCAAGGTGGGAGAGACTCGTGCAAGCAAGCTCATGGCCCGCAAGCGTCCACGTCTAATCCCAGTGATCGACAGTGTCATTCGCCGCGCACTAGCACTCGGTGATCAACCCTGGGCTGAGCTGCGTCACTGTCTGGCTGATCCAGACTTACGTAGGTCCATTGAGGCGATCCGCCCACATCTCGCCCCTGATGAGATCTCGACGCTGCGCCTGCTCGACGCCGCGGTGTGGATGCGCCACAGCCAATCACGTAATGCCAAGAAGGAGCGGGCCAAAGCGGCAGCAGTCTGA